In Cherax quadricarinatus isolate ZL_2023a chromosome 35, ASM3850222v1, whole genome shotgun sequence, the following are encoded in one genomic region:
- the LOC128695211 gene encoding transposable element Hobo transposase, whose translation METVLPVQYNGNNSVSEKLSPATILDTKLESNLTELRRYVREKLRSGVYRLTTDRRGRSKVWEHFRMVLDEQGNLVGYAGCMYCMDVLRHDPHISGTSSLISHLRTCSAAGVLPAHAMMIPEVHVKEEVLEESRNNEEWDIFTRTTDICAEYVANDMLSYQCLTGNGFRKLAQFMVDCGAMHGKFEVDSVLPSTATVAKRVCARAGEERLKLRAALCPRLLHGSAVTLHTLTADRHSHLIALTVHYVKDCSVGTDFLGVCDFSGDAPTKMKDEVLRFLGKFGFETTPERMTLITSGESPLNAKWKEATMIKSFSYMINQSVNQLLKQDNQTAKEISINLEKFREIIRLINRENMKVSKLLEMDLVNSETDWRDTLKMVERVCRARSELLTVIQEQRLRESLSTESEGQMRHLITLLSPFKTAVEDMECCEVATLHKVVPWLVHLRDTCACSDGDTGALVILKEAMMRTLDQNEDLHLLHKVAVFFNPRMNSLRTISQEDRELVRKEVKRLAQAYIEISEPRRKKAKQESSPLSYLEDEEQHQDEESVAEREILLYTIMKDYTDSDNLLLWWQHNSTMLPLLAAVARKVLAIPASTTPTAHFSKIVRKIKDLGSSWGNEHSIDDLVFLHSRLSRLSANIEVNNKSSSDG comes from the coding sequence ATGGAAACAGTACTACCCGTGCAGTACAATGGTAACAATAGTGTTAGTGAGAAGTTGTCACCAGCCACAATCCTCGACACCAAATTGGAAAGCAATCTTACAGAATTGCGGAGGTATGTGCGGGAGAAGCTACGTAGCGGAGTGTACAGGCTGACTACAGACAGACGTGGAAGATCCAAGGTGTGGGAGCACTTCAGGATGGTCCTAGATGAGCAGGGTAACCTGGTAGGTTACGCtggttgtatgtactgtatgGATGTACTCAGACATGACCCACACATCTCTGGTACCTCGTCACTCATCAGTCACCTAAGAACTTGTTCAGCTGCTGGTGTGCTCCCAGCTCACGCTATGATGATCCCTGAAGTGCACGTTAAGGAAGAAGTACTGGAAGAGTCGCGTAATAATGAGGAATGGGATATATTCACACGTACTACTGATATATGTGCCGAGTATGTCGCCAATGATATGTTATCATACCAGTGTCTCACTGGTAATGGTTTCAGAAAGCTAGCACAGTTCATGGTGGATTGTGGAGCTATGCATGGTAAATTTGAAGTAGACTCAGTGCTGCCTTCAACAGCAACCGTAGCCAAGCGGGTTTGTGCTCGGGCAGGAGAGGAGAGGCTCAAGCTAAGGGCAGCTTTGTGCCCACGTCTCCTCCACGGCTCAGCCGTCACCCTGCACACACTTACTGCTGACAGGCACTCGCACCTCATCGCACTCACAGTGCACTATgttaaagactgtagtgtgggaacagacTTTCTCGGAGTGTGTGATTTCAGTGGTGATGCCCCGACGAAAATGAAAGACGAGGTGTTACGTTTCCTAGGAAAATTTGGTTTTGAAACAACGCCAGAGAGAATGACGCTCATAACAAGTGGTGAGAGTCCATTAAATGCTAAGTGGAAAGAGGCGACTATGATCAAGAGTTTTTCATATATGATAAACCAATCAGTCAACCAGTTACTTAAACAAGATAATCAAACCGCAAAAGAAATTTCAATAAATTTAGAAAAATTCAGAGAAATTATCCGGCTTATTAACAGAGAAAATATGAAGGTGTCAAAACTGTTGGAAATGGATCTCGTCAACAGTGAGACTGATTGGAGAGATACTTTGAAGATGGTAGAGAGGGTATGTAGAGCACGCAGCGAGTTGTTGACTGTGATACAAGAGCAGAGACTGAGAGAGTCTCTCAGCACGGAGAGTGAGGGACAAATGCGCCATCTTATTACTCTATTGAGCCCATTCAAGACTGCTGTTGAAGacatggaatgttgtgaggtggctACACTGCACAAGGTGGTGCCTTGGTTGGTTCATCTCCGTGATACTTGTGCCTgcagtgatggtgatactggtgcctTGGTCATACTGAAAGAGGCAATGATGCGAACCCTTGACCAGAATGAAGATCTTCACCTACTTCACAAAGTTGCCGTATTTTTTAACCCGCGTATGAACAGCCTACGAACAATATCCCAAGAAGACAGAGAGTTAGTGCGTAAGGAAGTTAAACGTTTAGCTCAGGCTTATATTGAGATCAGTGAACCACGTAGGAAGAAAGCTAAACAGGAGAGCAGTCCCCTGTCATACCTGGAGGACGAGGAGCAACACCAAGACGAGGAGAGTGTTGCAGAGCGAGAGATCCTGCTCTACACTATTATGAAGGACTATACTGACTCTGACAACTTGTTACTGTGGTGGCAGCATAACTCTACAATGCTGCCTCTCCTAGCAGCGGTGGCCAGGAAGGTTCTGGCCATA